From Mus musculus strain C57BL/6J chromosome 17, GRCm38.p6 C57BL/6J, the proteins below share one genomic window:
- the Esp18 gene encoding exocrine gland-secreting peptide 18 precursor, whose product MASFPLMFFLIILVYQTILPEGRAVKWTEKEPEISADLKDDFKIPLCQTIRNNIDVCWLSIGSDKDKPLFLGFIINFEQRWINVLPRIKFN is encoded by the exons ATGGCTTCATTCCCACTGATGTTTTTCCTCATCATTCTGGTGTATCAAACAATACTTCCTGAAGGAAGG GCAGtgaaatggactgagaaagaaccCGAGATATCTGCTGATCTGAAAGATGACTTCAAAATACCTCTTTGCCAAACTATAAGAAATAACATAGATGTTTGCTGGTTGTCAATTGGCTCCGACAAAGACAAACCATTGTTTTTAGGATTCATAATTAATTTTGAACAACGTTGGATTAATGTACTGCCTCGAATAAAGTTTAACTAG